One Glycine max cultivar Williams 82 chromosome 3, Glycine_max_v4.0, whole genome shotgun sequence DNA window includes the following coding sequences:
- the LOC100808942 gene encoding L-type lectin-domain containing receptor kinase S.4 isoform X1, with product MANLNMLLQQFLHVLLFLLIPVSSQPNQLFYDGFLGSNIMSLRGVAEIESNGILKLTDDSSRVVGQAFYPTGLRFKNSSDGKAFSFSSSFALIIFPEYEKLGGHGLAFTIASSKNLKALPSQYLGLLNSTSTGNSSNHLFAVEFDTAQDFEFGDIDDNHVGIDINSLVSIASAPVGYYTGGDDNSTKQNLTLTSGEPIIAWVDYDASQSVVNVTISESSTKPKRPLLSHHVDLSPIFEDLMFVGFSASTGLLASSHYILGWSFKINGPAPPLELSSLPQLPGPKKKHTSLITGVSISGFLALCGFLFGIYMYRRYKNADVIEAWELEIGPHRYSYQELKKATKGFKDKELLGQGGFGSVYKGTLPNSNTQVAVKRISHDSKQGLREFVSEIASIGRLRHRNLVPLLGWCRRRGDLLLVYDFMENGSLDKYLFDGPKTILSWEQRFKVIKDVASALLYLHEGYEQVVIHRDVKASNVLLDGGLNGRLGDFGLARLYEHGANPSTTRVVGTFGYMAPEVPRTGKSTPNSDVFAFGALLLEVACGLRPLEPKALPEDVVLVDCVWNKYKQGRILDLVDPKLNGAFNEREVLMVLKLGILCSNAAPAARPSMRQVVRFLDGEVGLPDELRKPEEVGYQEGFDEFMNSLEPSSFYQMSTSSYAIKTDMDARFPFIDTSLYTLHARGETR from the coding sequence ATGGCCAACCTCAACATGCTCCTCCAACAATTCTTGCATGTGTTGTTGTTCCTTCTGATCCCTGTTTCATCTCAGCCTAACCAGCTCTTCTATGATGGATTCTTGGGAAGCAACATCATGTCCCTTAGAGGAGTAGCAGAAATAGAGTCAAATGGGATACTGAAACTCACAGATGATTCAAGTAGAGTAGTGGGTCAAGCTTTTTATCCAACTGGTTTAAGGTTCAAGAACTCTAGTGATGGTAAAGctttctccttttcttcttcttttgctttgaTTATATTCCCTGAGTATGAAAAGTTAGGAGGGCATGGTCTTGCTTTTACAATTGCATCTTCTAAGAATCTCAAGGCTCTTCCAAGTCAGTATCTTGGTCTTCTAAACTCAACTAGCACAGGGAACTCCTCCAACCACCTCTTTGCTGTTGAGTTTGACACTGCCCAAGATTTTGAGTTTGGGGACATTGATGACAACCATGTTGGAATTGACATCAATAGCTTGGTCTCCATTGCTTCTGCACCTGTAGGTTACTACACCGGGGGTGATGATAATTCAACCAAACAGAATCTCACGCTCACAAGTGGGGAACCCATTATAGCTTGGGTTGATTATGATGCTTCTCAAAGTGTTGTCAATGTTACAATTTCTGAATCTTCTACCAAACCAAAGAGACCTCTCTTGTCCCATCATGTGGACCTTTCACCAATCTTTGAGGATTTAATGTTTGTTGGGTTCTCTGCATCAACAGGGTTGCTTGCTAGCTCCCATTACATCTTGGGTTGGAGCTTCAAGATCAATGGACCAGCTCCACCCCTTGAGCTCTCTTCTCTCCCACAGCTTCCAGGCCCAAAGAAGAAACACACATCTCTGATAACTGGGGTTTCAATTTCTGGTTTTCTTGCATTGTGTGGTTTCTTATTTGGCATCTACATGTACAGGAGGTACAAGAATGCTGATGTCATAGAAGCTTGGGAGCTTGAGATTGGGCCACATAGGTACTCCTATCAAGAGCTCAAGAAAGCAACAAAAGGGTTCAAGGACAAAGAGCTGCTTGGACAAGGTGGGTTTGGTAGTGTTTACAAAGGAACATTGCCAAATTCCAATACCCAAGTTGCTGTTAAGAGAATTTCACATGACTCCAAACAAGGCCTTAGGGAATTTGTGTCAGAAATAGCCAGCATAGGCCGGCTTCGCCACCGGAATTTGGTTCCGTTGCTGGGGTGGTGTCGCCGCCGTGGTGACCTCCTCCTTGTGTATGATTTCATGGAAAATGGGAGCTTAGATAAGTACTTGTTTGATGGGCCAAAAACAATCTTAAGTTGGGAGCAAAGGTTTAAGGTCATCAAGGATGTTGCTTCAGCCCTTTTGTATCTTCATGAGGGCTATGAGCAGGTGGTGATACATAGAGATGTGAAGGCTAGCAATGTGCTTCTAGATGGTGGACTCAATGGAAGATTAGGAGATTTTGGATTAGCAAGGTTGTATGAACATGGGGCTAACCCAAGTACCACAAGGGTGGTGGGGACCTTTGGCTATATGGCACCTGAGGTGCCTAGGACAGGGAAGTCCACTCCTAACTCAGATGTTTTTGCATTTGGTGCACTTTTACTAGAAGTGGCATGTGGGCTCAGACCACTTGAGCCAAAGGCGTTGCCAGAAGATGTGGTTTTGGTTGATTGTGTGTGGAACAAGTACAAACAAGGGAGAATACTTGATTTGGTGGATCCTAAACTAAATGGTGCTTTTAATGAAAGAGAGGTTCTCATGGTGTTGAAATTGGGAATTCTATGTTCAAATGCCGCACCCGCGGCTAGGCCGAGCATGAGACAGGTGGTGAGGTTTTTGGATGGAGAAGTTGGATTGCCAGATGAGTTGAGAAAGCCAGAAGAGGTAGGATATCAGGAGGGTTTTGATGAATTCATGAACTCACTTGAACCTTCTTCCTTTTATCAGATGAGCACAAGTTCCTATGCTATAAAGACTGACATGGATGCTAGGTTTCCTTTTATTGATACATCACTTTATACTCTCCATGCTAGAGGAGAAACAAGGTGA
- the LOC100808942 gene encoding L-type lectin-domain containing receptor kinase S.4 isoform X2 yields MANLNMLLQQFLHVLLFLLIPVSSQPNQLFYDGFLGSNIMSLRGVAEIESNGILKLTDDSSRVVGQAFYPTGLRFKNSSDGYYTGGDDNSTKQNLTLTSGEPIIAWVDYDASQSVVNVTISESSTKPKRPLLSHHVDLSPIFEDLMFVGFSASTGLLASSHYILGWSFKINGPAPPLELSSLPQLPGPKKKHTSLITGVSISGFLALCGFLFGIYMYRRYKNADVIEAWELEIGPHRYSYQELKKATKGFKDKELLGQGGFGSVYKGTLPNSNTQVAVKRISHDSKQGLREFVSEIASIGRLRHRNLVPLLGWCRRRGDLLLVYDFMENGSLDKYLFDGPKTILSWEQRFKVIKDVASALLYLHEGYEQVVIHRDVKASNVLLDGGLNGRLGDFGLARLYEHGANPSTTRVVGTFGYMAPEVPRTGKSTPNSDVFAFGALLLEVACGLRPLEPKALPEDVVLVDCVWNKYKQGRILDLVDPKLNGAFNEREVLMVLKLGILCSNAAPAARPSMRQVVRFLDGEVGLPDELRKPEEVGYQEGFDEFMNSLEPSSFYQMSTSSYAIKTDMDARFPFIDTSLYTLHARGETR; encoded by the exons ATGGCCAACCTCAACATGCTCCTCCAACAATTCTTGCATGTGTTGTTGTTCCTTCTGATCCCTGTTTCATCTCAGCCTAACCAGCTCTTCTATGATGGATTCTTGGGAAGCAACATCATGTCCCTTAGAGGAGTAGCAGAAATAGAGTCAAATGGGATACTGAAACTCACAGATGATTCAAGTAGAGTAGTGGGTCAAGCTTTTTATCCAACTGGTTTAAGGTTCAAGAACTCTAGTGATG GTTACTACACCGGGGGTGATGATAATTCAACCAAACAGAATCTCACGCTCACAAGTGGGGAACCCATTATAGCTTGGGTTGATTATGATGCTTCTCAAAGTGTTGTCAATGTTACAATTTCTGAATCTTCTACCAAACCAAAGAGACCTCTCTTGTCCCATCATGTGGACCTTTCACCAATCTTTGAGGATTTAATGTTTGTTGGGTTCTCTGCATCAACAGGGTTGCTTGCTAGCTCCCATTACATCTTGGGTTGGAGCTTCAAGATCAATGGACCAGCTCCACCCCTTGAGCTCTCTTCTCTCCCACAGCTTCCAGGCCCAAAGAAGAAACACACATCTCTGATAACTGGGGTTTCAATTTCTGGTTTTCTTGCATTGTGTGGTTTCTTATTTGGCATCTACATGTACAGGAGGTACAAGAATGCTGATGTCATAGAAGCTTGGGAGCTTGAGATTGGGCCACATAGGTACTCCTATCAAGAGCTCAAGAAAGCAACAAAAGGGTTCAAGGACAAAGAGCTGCTTGGACAAGGTGGGTTTGGTAGTGTTTACAAAGGAACATTGCCAAATTCCAATACCCAAGTTGCTGTTAAGAGAATTTCACATGACTCCAAACAAGGCCTTAGGGAATTTGTGTCAGAAATAGCCAGCATAGGCCGGCTTCGCCACCGGAATTTGGTTCCGTTGCTGGGGTGGTGTCGCCGCCGTGGTGACCTCCTCCTTGTGTATGATTTCATGGAAAATGGGAGCTTAGATAAGTACTTGTTTGATGGGCCAAAAACAATCTTAAGTTGGGAGCAAAGGTTTAAGGTCATCAAGGATGTTGCTTCAGCCCTTTTGTATCTTCATGAGGGCTATGAGCAGGTGGTGATACATAGAGATGTGAAGGCTAGCAATGTGCTTCTAGATGGTGGACTCAATGGAAGATTAGGAGATTTTGGATTAGCAAGGTTGTATGAACATGGGGCTAACCCAAGTACCACAAGGGTGGTGGGGACCTTTGGCTATATGGCACCTGAGGTGCCTAGGACAGGGAAGTCCACTCCTAACTCAGATGTTTTTGCATTTGGTGCACTTTTACTAGAAGTGGCATGTGGGCTCAGACCACTTGAGCCAAAGGCGTTGCCAGAAGATGTGGTTTTGGTTGATTGTGTGTGGAACAAGTACAAACAAGGGAGAATACTTGATTTGGTGGATCCTAAACTAAATGGTGCTTTTAATGAAAGAGAGGTTCTCATGGTGTTGAAATTGGGAATTCTATGTTCAAATGCCGCACCCGCGGCTAGGCCGAGCATGAGACAGGTGGTGAGGTTTTTGGATGGAGAAGTTGGATTGCCAGATGAGTTGAGAAAGCCAGAAGAGGTAGGATATCAGGAGGGTTTTGATGAATTCATGAACTCACTTGAACCTTCTTCCTTTTATCAGATGAGCACAAGTTCCTATGCTATAAAGACTGACATGGATGCTAGGTTTCCTTTTATTGATACATCACTTTATACTCTCCATGCTAGAGGAGAAACAAGGTGA
- the ALDH18B3 gene encoding delta-1-pyrroline-5-carboxylate synthase, with the protein MELLQNGHKNLVSIKPSELPLLNGAALTLLNSLSETHEYYGNIDPSRVFVTKVKRIIVKVGTAVVTRSDGRLALGRIGALCEQLKELSSQGYEVILVTSGAVGLGRQRLRYRKLANSSFSDLQKPQGELDGKACAAVGQSSLMALYDTMFSQLDVTSSQLLVNDGFFRDSGFRKQLSDTVNSLLDLRVIPIFNENDAVSTRKAPYEDSSGIFWDNDSLAGLLALELKADLLVLLSDVEGLYSGPPSDPNSKLIHTYVKEKHQGEITFGDKSRLGRGGMTAKVNAAVCAAHAGIPVIITSGYATNNIIRVLQGERIGTVFHKDAHLWTNIKEMSAREMAVAAREGSRQLQILKSEDRRKILLAIADALEKNESMIRHENEADVADAVVAGYEKSLISRLTLKQEKISSLAKSVRLLADMEEPIGQILKRTELVDKLILEKTSCPLGVLLVIFESRPDALVQIAALAIRSGNGLLLKGGKEARRSNAILHKVITSVMPDTVGDKLIGLVTSRDEIPDLLKLDDVIDLVVPRGSNKLVSQIKESTKIPVLGHADGICHVYVDKSANFDMAKQIVRDAKTDYPAACNAMETLLIHKDLSNNGGLNELVLELQREGVKMFGGPRASGLLNIAETNTFHHEYSSLACTVEIVEDVFAAIDHINQHGSAHTECIVTEDSEVAETFLSQVDSAAVFHNASTRFCDGARFGLGAEVGISTSRIHARGPVGVEGLLTNRWILRGSGHVVDGDQGIDYTYKELPLKA; encoded by the exons ATGGAACTCTTGCAAAATGGCCACAAAAATTTGGTCAGCATCAAACCCTCCGAGTTACCCCTCTTGAATGGGGCCGCGTTAACTCTCCTCAACTCGCTCTCCGAAACTCATGAGTACTATGGCAACATAGATCCTTCCAGAGTTTTTGTCACCAAAGTGAAGCGTATCATTGTAAAG GTTGGAACAGCTGTTGTTACTCGAAGTGATGGAAGATTAGCATTGGGCAGAATTGGAGCTCTCTGTGAGcag CTTAAAGAACTTAGCAGTCAAGGGTATGAAGTCATATTGGTAACTTCAGGTGCTGTTGGTCTTGGCAGGCAAAGGCTTAGATACCGCAAATTGGCCAATAGCAG cttttctgatcttcaaaagCCACAAGGAGAGCTTGATGGAAAAGCATGCGCGGCTGTTGGGCAGAGTAGTCTCATGGCTCTCTATGATACCATGTTCAGCCAG CTTGATGTGACTTCTTCCCAACTTCTTGTGAATGATGGGTTTTTCAGAGATTCTGGCTTTAGAAAACAACTTTCAGACACGGTGAACTCATTGTTAGATTTAAGGGTTATCcccattttcaatgaaaatgatGCTGTTAGTACTAGGAAGGCACCATATGAG GATTCTTCGGGTATTTTCTGGGACAATGACAGTTTGGCTGGTCTATTAGCCCTTGAACTTAAAGCTGACCTCCTTGTTTTATTGAGTGATGTTGAGGGTCTTTATAGTGGTCCTCCAAGTGACCCAAACTCAAAGTTGATCCATACATATGTAAAAGAGAAGCATCAAGGGGAAATTACTTTTGGAGACAAGTCAAGATTGGGGAGAGGGGGTATGACTGCTAAAGTTAATGCTGCTGTTTGCGCTGCTCATGCTGGCATCCCGGTCATTATAACTAG TGGCTATGCTACAAACAACATCATACGAGTGCTTCAAGGGGAAAGAATAGGTACTGTATTTCATAAAGATGCTCATTTATGGACCAATATAAAGGAAATGAGCGCACGTGAAATGGCAGTTGCAGCACGTGAGGGTTCTAGACAGCTTCAG ATCCTCAAATCTGAAGATAGGAGGAAAATATTGCTGGCAATTGCTGATGCAttggagaaaaatgaaagtatGATAAGGCATGAGAATGAGGCTGATGTTGCTGATGCTGTGGTAGCTGGATATGAAAAATCCTTGATATCACGTTTAACCCTGAAGCAAGAGAAG ATCTCTAGTCTTGCAAAGTCTGTGCGCCTGCTGGCAGATATGGAAGAACCAATtggtcaaattttaaaaaggacCGAG CTAGTAGATAAACTCATCCTGGAGAAGACATCATGTCCTTTGGGTGTCCTTCTGGTTATATTTGAGTCTCGACCTGATGCCCTTGTTCAG ATAGCTGCATTGGCAATTCGAAGTGGGAATGGTTTACTGCTTAAAGGTGGAAAGGAAGCCCGACGATCAAATGCAATCTTACACAAG GTCATTACTTCAGTGATGCCAGATACTGTTGGTGACAAACTTATTGGGCTTGTGACTTCAAGAGATGAGATTCCTGACCTACTTAAG CTTGATGATGTAATAGATCTAGTGGTCCCTAGAGGCAGTAATAAGCTTGTTTCTCAAATCAAGGAATCAACAAAAATTCCTGTTCTTGGTCATGCTG ATGGAATTTGTCATGTATATGTTGACAAGTCTGCTAATTTTGATATGGCAAAGCAGATTGTTAGGGATGCAAAGACTGATTATCCTGCAGCTTGCAATGCAATG GAAACTCTTCTCATACACAAGGATCTGTCAAATAATGGTGGACTTAATGAGCTTGTCCTTGAACTCCAACGAGAAG GTGTTAAAATGTTTGGTGGACCAAGAGCCAGCGGCTTACTAAACATTGCTGAAACGAACACTTTTCATCATGAGTATAGTTCACTTGCTTGCACAGTTGAAATTGTAGAAGATGTATTTGCTGCCATTGACCACATAAATCAACATGGAAG TGCTCATACTGAATGCATTGTTACAGAAGATAGTGAAGTTGCTGAGACTTTCTTAAGTCAAGTTGACAG TGCTGCTGTATTCCACAATGCAAGTACGCGGTTTTGTGATGGAGCACGCTTTGGGCTTGGTGCAGAG GTTGGAATTAGTACAAGTCGAATTCATGCTCGAGGTCCTGTAGGAGTTGAGGGGCTGTTGACAAACAGATG GATTTTGAGAGGGAGTGGGCATGTGGTTGATGGTGATCAAGGGATCGATTACACTTACAAAGAGCTTCCACTAAAAGCATAG